One window of Candidatus Stygibacter australis genomic DNA carries:
- a CDS encoding HEPN domain-containing protein has translation MSSRDLITYRLKRAKDTILEAEKMAEMEHWNTCINRLYYACFYAVNALLAANELFSTKHSGVMGLFNLHFIKTGIIVKSSGRLFKKLFIYRQQGDYEDFFTMDGTDILPLITQTKEFVSNIEMILQL, from the coding sequence ATGAGCAGCAGAGATTTGATTACTTACAGGCTTAAGCGAGCAAAAGATACAATCCTTGAAGCTGAGAAGATGGCTGAAATGGAGCATTGGAATACCTGCATTAATCGCCTTTATTATGCCTGCTTCTATGCTGTGAATGCACTGCTCGCTGCAAATGAATTATTTAGTACAAAGCATAGTGGAGTGATGGGTCTTTTTAATTTGCACTTTATTAAAACTGGGATTATAGTAAAAAGCTCTGGGAGATTATTTAAGAAATTGTTTATATATCGTCAGCAAGGTGACTATGAGGATTTTTTTACAATGGATGGGACGGATATCTTGCCGTTAATTACTCAAACTAAGGAATTCGTGAGCAATATTGAGATGATATTACAGTTGTAA
- a CDS encoding nucleotidyltransferase domain-containing protein, protein MDKEQILGNVKAEICRIFPSAKVILYGSRIRGDNTEYSDWDFLILLEERISDIEKTELIDKLYDLELKIDQVFSPIIHNIVEWEGLEETPFYQHVLREGKAI, encoded by the coding sequence ATGGATAAAGAGCAAATACTGGGTAATGTTAAAGCTGAGATATGCCGTATTTTTCCCTCTGCAAAAGTGATACTATATGGTTCACGGATTAGAGGTGATAATACAGAATATTCGGATTGGGATTTTTTGATTTTACTGGAAGAGAGAATAAGCGATATAGAAAAAACAGAATTGATAGACAAATTGTATGATCTTGAACTAAAGATTGATCAGGTATTTAGTCCAATTATCCATAATATTGTTGAATGGGAAGGATTAGAGGAAACACCTTTTTACCAGCATGTCTTGCGGGAAGGCAAAGCTATATGA